The following nucleotide sequence is from Gordonia jinghuaiqii.
GTCTGCGCCATCGCGCTCTCCCGCGTTCCACGGTGTTGCGCTCGCCACGTGTTGTGCTCGCCACGGTGTTGCGCTCGCCACGTCGCCGGGCATGGCCTGCGCGACGGGCATGCCACGTGATCAGCGGCTTGCCTGAGACTAATCCCGATTCGCGCGAACGGCGTCCTGACCTCCACATCCTCCGGCGATCAGCGGTTTCATCCCCCACCGGCGGCGGTTCGCCTCCCCCACGACTTCGCCGACCACGCCCGATGCGCAACGATGGACCGGTGAACAACAGCGCCGACAGGTCCCGGTTGTACCCCCGCGTGACCAGCTTCCGGTTCCGCCGGGGCACCTTGACGACCGGTCAACAACGGAACTGGGAAACTCTGTGGCCGGTCCTCGGACGCGACCTCGAGATCGGGCCCGAGCGTGTTCCAGAGCCGCAACTCGACCTCGCGGCCCTCTTCGGTCGCGACGCACCCAAGGTCCTCGAGATCGGCAGCGGAACCGGGATCTCGACCGCGGCGATGGCCGCTGCCGAACCCGACGTCGACGTGGTGGCCGTCGAGGTCTACAAGCCGGGCCTGGCCCAGCTGCTCGGTCTGATCGACCGGAACGGGCTCACCAATGTGCGTCTGATCCGGGGCGATGCCGCGATCGTCCTGCGTGAGCTGATCCCGCCGTCGAGCCTGACCGGCGTCCGACTGTTCTTCCCCGACCCGTGGCCCAAATCGCGGCACCACAAGCGCCGGTTTGTCCAGACGGGCACACTGGAGCTGATAGCCGACCGTCTCGTCCCGGGCGGCGTGCTCCACATCGCGACCGACCACGCCGGTTACGCCGAGTGGATCGCCGAAGCACTCGCCACCCAGGACGCCGATCGACCGCACGTCGTACAGCTGACACGGGAGTCGCCGATCTCGCTGGAGCGGCCGACGACCAAGTTCGAGGGACGTGCCGAGCGCGACGGTCGCTTCGTCAGCGAGTTCGTCTACACACGGCCCATCCCGCCGGCCTCCGGAGCCGGCGACACCACCGACGGGAGCCCGGCATGAGTGAACAGAATTCGGGCGCGTTCGCCGATACGATCGCCGGGCAGACCGGGTCGCGCCGGATGTTGCTCGTCTGGGACGCACCCAACATGGACATGGGTCT
It contains:
- the trmB gene encoding tRNA (guanosine(46)-N7)-methyltransferase TrmB codes for the protein MRNDGPVNNSADRSRLYPRVTSFRFRRGTLTTGQQRNWETLWPVLGRDLEIGPERVPEPQLDLAALFGRDAPKVLEIGSGTGISTAAMAAAEPDVDVVAVEVYKPGLAQLLGLIDRNGLTNVRLIRGDAAIVLRELIPPSSLTGVRLFFPDPWPKSRHHKRRFVQTGTLELIADRLVPGGVLHIATDHAGYAEWIAEALATQDADRPHVVQLTRESPISLERPTTKFEGRAERDGRFVSEFVYTRPIPPASGAGDTTDGSPA